The Saprospiraceae bacterium genome includes the window TACAAGAGAGAATTGAGTTAAATGAATACGAATAAAAAAAGTAAACGGAAGTGAACAATGCATAAAATGTTCATAGCGAGCAAAAGCTCGCTACGCCATTTATGCGAGACGTTAGATGCAACGCCCCAATCCGAAAAACCAACCCGCAAAGGCAGCGCGCGGGTGGGGACAGCTGAGCCCTGCCGCAGAGCTTACGGGCATCAGCCGCAGCATCTAACAACTGCATATACAATCATGCTCACTAAACGTTTAGCACGAATGTATATGCGCTGGCGTTGGTGGTAATTAAAAAAAGAACATGACAAGAAGAATAGAAACAGTAATAGAAATAAACTCAACACCTCAAAGAGTTTGGAAAATACTTACCGATTTTGAAAATTATTCAGAGTGGAATCCTTTTATCAAGTCCATAGCTGGTGAAAAATCGGTAGGAAAGAAATTAGCCACACAAATTACTCCTCCTAATAGGAAACTGATGAAATTCAATCCAGTGGTACTAACCTTTGAGCCTAACAAAGAACTGAGATGGCTAGGTAGCGGAGCAATTAAAGGAATTTTTGATGGTGAGCATTATTTCAAAATAGTTAATCAAGAAAATGGCACGGTAAAATTCGAGCATGGGGAAATATTCAGTGGACTTCTAGTAGGATTTATGCCTAAACTCTTAAATGATACCAAAATCGGGTTTGAACAAATGAATGAAGCGTTGAAAAAGGAATGTGAAAAAGAAAAATAACTACCACCAACAGAGCCTAGCCGCCAAGCTGCCCTAAACGGGCAGCCTGCGGCTAGGCGGAACGTTGGCGGGCATTAAAATATATAAAAAAAAGAGCAGCAATCTGCCCACAATGAAATCTTAGGTCTGGGAATCTCGCTTTTTTCGGAGCCTTTTGGGTTTCACGCAAAGAAGCGGAACTCGCTCGGGGAACGCGCGAAGCGCCCGTACAAAGAGCAGGAACTTTAGCTACCAACACGTTGACCGATCCCTACCGACACGTTGACCGACTCAAGCAAACAGGTCTTGTGCCCATGTGGAGATTTCGACAGACAGGAATGGTTAACCAAGACATTTTGGAATTCATATAATATGCCGTAACTTGCTAATAGAATCGATAGAACCGGTTGTCGAGAGATCAGAAAAATTCATTAAGGAGCTTCTAATTTGAGGAAAAATTGAAAAAGGAACGCCCGCCAACATGGCATACATCGGTCATGCTCCCTAACGGTCGCACGCCGTGTATGCTGGACGTTATGAGCAAGCATCTAAAAATAAAATGAAAGTTGAACTCATTAAGAGATTGAAATTTTGGGATACCTCATTTCCAAATTATACAGAAGATCAAATTGTCGAATTTGAATTAGTTAGAGACATTAGTATACCAGATCAATATAGAAATCTACTGAAAACATACGGTAAATTAAAATTCATCAAAACATGGTTTATATATTACGACTTACAAAGTGAAGGAGAACATCTCATTAATGATACATTTTCAATAGCAGAACTGAAGTTGATATGGGAAAATTTTTGGGAAGAAATAACAAGATCTAATATAAATCTTCAAACAAATAAGTATTTACCTATTATTGGCACATATTCACCAAATTTCTTGTTTCTGATTGGTTTAACTAATGAGCAAAGAAATAAAATTTTTGGATATGATACAGATTATGAAGATTTCATGCCGGTAGAAGTAGCAGAATCCATCGAAGATTTTTTTCTTAATAAAATTTATTCTCTTTATGATGTAAACTCAAATTCAAAAATTGGAACTATAGATATTTTCAAGCAAAGTGGAATTGAATCATGGGACATAGAGAAAGCAATAATTGAGTGCCAAGGAACCAAGATTAATATCCAAGTCGAAACAAATGGAACACTAATAAATTCGACAATAAACACAAGAGCTGATTTATTTCCTTCATTTAAAGCACAATTAAATAATGAAATATCAGATGATTTTATAAATCCAACTGAATTCAAGTCGGACAATATTATAACTGCAAAAATTGACTATTTTGAAACTGAAGAACCGAAAAATCTAAAAATTGGCATAGTGAAAGGATACAAAGAAGTTTATTACTATAGAATAGAAGGAGAAATAGAAAATGCATACGAATGGGAATCTGAAAATATTAAATTTAAAATATCGTTTAAAAAGGAAAAAAGCCAGCTCATAACAAGCCGTGACCACGATCATGCCTCCTAAAGTCGGCACGACGGGTACGGCCAAGACGTTACTTGCAAGCAAAACAAAAAAAAAGATATGGGATTATTTAATTTTTTTAAAAAAAAGGAGAATAGCGAACTAATCAAAGAAATGATTGCATTCTCAACTCAAGCACTTAATTCTGCTTCTTCTCACATTGAAGAACATGGCACATTTTTGCCTTTTGGAGCAGTATTAACTACAGACAGAACTTTTCAATTAGTTGTTTATCATGACCCGGAAAAAGAAACTATTGATCCAAGAGAGCATGCAACAATTATACAGAAACTAATAGCAAAGAAATATGAAGATTCAAATTGCGAATTTTGCCATATGGCCTTTGACGGAGTTTCACATCTGAAATCAGGTGATATTGATTCGATTAACGTTAGAGTAAGTCACAAACCAACAAACACTCATAAAATGATTTCCTTCACATATGAGCTAAAAGATGGAAAAGTAAACATTTTGAATTTAGATAATCCAATCGTTAATGAGATTTGAATTTTCATAGAAAATGGGGTTGAGTTACACGATATTACCAACTACGGAGCTTTCATTAGAAGACAAATTTAAGAGAAAGTCGTTTATAGAACACTTTAGTGCTATAGATTCATACTTCTTTCCTGAAGATTGGAATATAGATACTAATTCCTCATATCCAACTAACGATGAACTCAAGCAAGCAATAAAAAATGGTGAAATGCAATATGTAGTGAATAGTGAAGAAGAAAAAGAGAATGGAAGAACGCAGCTTTCTTTTGAGATTTCACATAAAGAGAATAAGTATAATTCAGACTTCACGATCGAACACGAAAACAATCAAATAAAATCGATGCACGGTATAAAAGGTGATTTTAATATTTTATTAAGATTAACAACTCAGTTGGCAAAATTGAAAGGTTCAATGATAATTTTTAGTGCTTACGATTCTTATTATATTGAACGAGGGAAAACTTACTCTCAAATTTGGAGTATATTAAAAGATAAATTGGCAGGTGAAGAATGAGCCTGCAAGTAACAATGTACACCATGACCATACTCCCTATCGGTCGTACGGCAGGTGTACTTGCCGTTGCACGCTAGCGGATATAATAAGAATTTGTATCGGCTTAACTTTGGATAAATCGGTTTAAATTTTTGGAAGAAGAGTAAAATTGGAAAGCAGGCAACATTTGGTGAATCAAAAAATGAAGGAAAAGGAAGTGTATCCGCTTTGGGATCATGGAAAGTTGAATCGACAAAAAAAGGATTGAATCGGAAATCTTGGAAAGGAATCTGAATAAATTGAGCCTGAAATTTCATGGAGACTTTTGAACATTTTGGAGGAGATTGATTGTGGATTCTAGAGAACTTCTCCTTGAAACCTTAATAGATTGGAGAGAAAATTTGTATATCGGTTTAACCTTTGAATTTGCATAAAATCTGGAAGATATACGATTGAGAATTATAAACACTTATTTCGAGAATTGAAATTTTAGAATGTATTATTTTGATTATCAATTGATTAACTTTTAGCTGAGAGCCCTGAAATCGAAAAATCGAAGAAGATACACCAGCCAAGTAGAACGGTTGAGATAAAAGAAAAAGGCGAAGCCAGCGTGCAACAAAGCGGAGGTCGTCTATGCTGCCGTTAGTAAAAGAGATTAAATTATGAGGGAGAGTTGATTAGATAAAGAGAAAGACATAAATTGTAAAATAGAAACGGCAGCACAGCGCCTCCGCAGACCGTTAGATGCAACGCCCCAATCCGAAAAACCAACCCGCAAAGGCAGCGCGCGGGTGGGGACAGCTGAGCCCTGTCGCAGAGCTTACGGGCATCAGCCGCAGCATCTAACAACTGCATATACAATCATGCTCACTAAACGTTTAGCACGAATGTATATGCGCGGGCGTTAGATGCAACGCCCCAATCCGAAAAACCAACCCGCAAAGGCAGCGCGCGGGTGGGGACAGCTGAGCCCTGTCGCAGAGCTTACGGGCATCAGCCGCAGCATCTAACAACTGCATATACAGTCATGCTCACTAAACGTTTAGCACGAATGTATATGCGCGGGCGTTGGCGGGCATTAAAATATATAAAAAAAAGAGCATCAACTTGCCCACAATGAAATCTTAGGTCTGGGAATCTCGTTTTTTTCGGAGCCTTTTGGGTTTCAGGCAAAGAGTGGGAACTCGCTCGGGGAACGCGCGAAGCGCCCGTACAAAGAGCAGGAACTTTAGCTACCAACACGTTGACCGATCCCTACCGACACGTTGACCGATCTCCCCAAGCGGATCTTATGTTCGTGTGGAGACTTTGACAGACAGGAATGGTTAACCAAGACATTTTGGAATTCATATAATATGACGTAACTTGCTAATAGAATCGATAGAACCGGTTGTCGAGCGATCAGAAAAATTCATTAAGGAGATTCTAATTTGAGGAAAAATTGAAAAAGGAACGCCCGCCAACAGGGCATACATCGGTCATGCTCCCTAACGGTCGCACGCCGTGTATGCTGGACGTTGGCGGGCATTAAAATATATAAAAAAAAGAGCATCAACTTGCCCACAATGAAATCTTAGGTCTGGGAATCTCGTTTTTTTCGGAGCCTTTTGGGTTTCAGGCAAAGAGGGGGAACTCGCTCGGGGAACGCGCGAAGCGCCCGTACAAAGAGCAGGAACTTCAGCTACCAACACGTTGACCGATCCCTACCGACACGTTGACCGACTCAAGCAAACAGGTCTTGTGCCCATGTGGAGATTTCGACAGACAGGAATGGTTAACCAAGACATTTTGGAATTCATATAATATGCCGTAACTTGCTAATAGAATCGATAGAACCGGTTGTCGAGCGATCAGAAAAATTCATTAAGGAGATTCTAATTTGAGGAAAAATTGAAAAAGGAACGCCCGCCAACATGGCATACATCGGTCATGCTCCCTAACGGTCGCACGCCGTGTATGCTGGACGTTGGCGGGCATTAAAATATCTAAAAAAAAGAGCATCAACTTGCCCACAATGAAATCTTAGGTCTGGGAATCTCGTTTTTTTCGGAGCCTTTTGGGTTTTATGCAAAGAGGGGGAACTCGCTCGGGGAACGCGCGAAGCGCCCGTACAAAGAGCAGGAACTTTAGCTACCAACACGTTGACCGATCCCTACCGACACGTTGACCGATCTCCCCAAGCAGATCTTATGTTCGTGTGGATATTTCGACAGACAGGAATGGTTAACCAAGACATTTTGGAATTCATATAATATGGCGTAACTTGCTAATAGAATCGATAGAATCGGTTGTCGAGAGATCAGAAAAATTCATTAAGGAGATTCTAATTTGAAGAAAAATTGAAAAAGGAACGCCCGCCAACATGGCATACATCGGTCATGCGCCCTAACGGTCGCACGCCGTGTATGCTGGGACGTTGGCGGGCATTAAAATATATAAAAAAAAGAGTATCAACTTGCCCACAATGAAATCTTAGGTCTGGGAATCTCGTTTTTTCCGGAGCCTTTTGGGTTTCAGGCAAAGAGGGGGAACTCGCTCGGGGAACGCGCGAAGCGCCTGTACAAAGAGACAGGAACTTCAGCTACCAACACGTTGACCGATCCCTACCGACACGTTGACCGACACATGCAAACAGGTCTTGTGCCCCTGTGGAGATTTCGACAGACAGGAATGGTTAATCAAGATATTTTGGAATTCATATAATATGCCTTAACTTGCTAATAGAATCGATAGAACCGGTTGTCGAGAGATCAGAAAAATTCATTAAGGAGATTCTAATTTGAAGAAAAATTGAAAAAGGAACGCCCGCCAACATGGCATACATCGGTCATGCTCCCTAACGGTCGCACGCCGTGTATGCTGGACGTTGTCGGTAATTAAAAGAAAAAAATGAAAAGCGTACTCGAAGAAATAAGCAAAATGAAATTTTCAACAGGAGCAAATTTCGAATATCAGCTCGAAGAAGAGTACAAAATAATTTCTGCCTATCTAAATAAAGAAGATCAAATGAGTTTAAAATCAGACTTTGAAAGATTTTTTGAAAAAGGAAGATTTTTAATTCTTAATACTTTCAGTGGAGGACTATTGTTTTTAAAGGAATCGGAAGAAATAGATAAAATAATAATTGAATCTAAAAGTGAGGATAATAATATTAAAGCATCGATAATATTTAAATCAAATAAAAGAAATCCTGAAAACATTAAATACAAACCTGATGCTGCAAAAACGGAAAATACAAAGTGGGATATTCGATTAATTTTTCCAAATTACTTTAATTATGAAGAATCAATTCAAAATGCTTTACTTTTAATCATTGGAAAAATTGTAAAAAGAATTTGTGAGTATGGACGAGTAAATTTCGCATACATGAAAATAAAGAATGAATTTCCAATTGAAATACTCATGGATACAAAATTAAAATCCAAATTAAGAATTGAAATAAAATAAAAACTACCGACAACAAAGCCTAGCCGCCAAGCTGCCCTAATCGGGCAGCCTGCGGCTATGCGGGACGTTGGCGGTCATGAAAAAGAAAAATGAAAAGCAATAGAAGAAATAGAAATCCGAAAATTTTAAATCGGGCAATTGTGCTTCCAATTGGGACTTTGGCAATTGTAGGATTGATATTTTTTCTGCCAAGTGCATATGAACCAAATTGGACTTTTAATTGGCAAGAAATCAGACCAGAGATTAGAGATACCGTCAAATTGATTGAAAGATATGGAAGTGTAACAAGTGGAATCGTTGGGTATGCAGGAAAAACACCTCAACAATGGCACAGAAGAAGGTGGCTAATGAAAAATGCGACGCAAGATGAATTAACAAAATTAATAGACTACCCAAATGGAACAGTAAAAGCAACTGCTTACGAAGGGTTAATAAGGAAACCTAATTCAAATAAATATCAATTGATAAATCAAGCATTGAACGATACAACAACTTTTTTCAACTATCAATCAGGATGTGTTGGGTTACCGATGATGATTGGGGAATATTTAGTCGAAAATGTGATTCCGATTTCAGATAGAGTTCCGCCACCACCGCCAGAAAAAGTAATTGAATACAATTTATCAGAACCGGAAGTAGCAAACCTCAGAAGATTATATAACGAGCGAATTGATAAAAAAGAAGAGTATCTGAGTAAAGTATATGAATAGAAAAAAAGAACACGAACCGCCAACAATGCATACCTGGTGCGACGAGCAAAGTCGCTTTTAAATACTGTTAGACCAATGAAAAGCTGAACTTACAAAAGTCGATCAAATTGGATCTAACCTGATATATTGCTATCAGTTTCCTACTCGGGGTGCGTCGCTAGTAATGGCGAGGTGCTAAGCCCTGAGGACATCAAAGCTCTCCTTGGTAATCAAGATAAGCAGCGACCGAGAGGTCAAAGCGAAAACTGCTAGTCTTTTGCGGTGAGAGGAAGCGGAAGGAATGGTATGCGTAATAAATGTGAATCACTGTAAGCCTCGTTACTCCCGATGAATCGGGACAAGATTTGGAGCGGCGGAAAAGACTAACCTTAGAATGCTTTGGTATAGCAAGCTAAAACCGCCGTAGTCAAAAACGACAAGGGGTATGGTCATAGAGTTCGGATACTCACTATGCGCAATCTATTATTCCCCCGAGGTAAAGGTGGACGCTAACCCATTCAGTATTAAAAGCGGAACTCGGTAAGCCTGTATCTGTCCACAAAAGAGTGGTAGGAAGGGAGTAATCCCCGACGAAGGAGGTGCAGGTAAAGGATGCTGGAAAAAGCGAATGTCCTGTTGTAATGACAGGGATAGGAGTTGAGATTTTTTTTGGTGTAAGAACGAAAAGGGTCAACATTACTCCCAGCGAAAGCTGTGCAGACTTCCTATGCAGGTGCTCTATTACGAGAAATTACAGTCGGGTAGGTAGGGGCATTACTGCCCTTTCCCCCCTAAGAACCGTGCATGCGAGTTTTCCCGCACACGGCTCAAGCACTCCTAACGCCTTTGTCAGCGCACCGAATTGTGCAAGCAATTCGATTTTACGATAATATTACACCATGTACTTACGAATATCCTGAATTTCATTCAGTCGATGAAAGTTCAGAAGTTTGGCATCGATCAAGGTGCACTGCTTTGATAAATCGTTTAACTGAAATCTATCGCCACATCCTTTGCTTTCCTCAACAATGTACGTCCTTGTAATTTCTCGTAATAGAGCACCTGCATAGGAAGTCTGCACAGCTTTCGCTGGGAGTAATGTTGACCCTTTTCGTTCTTACACCAAAAAAAATCTCAACTCCTATCCCTGTCATTACAACAGGACATTCGCTTTTTCCAGCATCCTTTACCTGCACCTCCTTCGTCGGGGATTACTCCCTTCCTACCACTCTTTTGTGGACAGATACAGGCTTACCGAGTTCCGCTTTTAATACTGAATGGGTTAGCGTCCACCTTTACCTCGGGGGAATAATAGATTGCGCATAGTGAGTATCCGAACTCTATGACCATACCCCTTGTCGTTTTTGACTACGGCGGTTTTAGCTTGCTATACCAAAGCATTCTAAGGTTAGTCTTTTCCGCCGCTCCAAATCTTGTCCCGATTCATCGGGAGTAACGAGGCTTACAGTGATTCACATTTATTACGCATACCATTCCTTCCGCTTCCTCTCACCGCAAAAGACTAGCAGTTTTCGCTTTGACCTCTCGGTCGCTGCTTATCTTGATTACCAAGGAGAGCTTTGATGTCCTCAGGGCTTAGCACCTCGCCATTACTAGCGACGCACCCCCGAGTAGGAAACTGATAGCAATATATCAGGTTAGATCCAATTTGATCGACTTTTGTAAGTTCAGCTTTTCATTGGTCTAACAGTATTTAAAAGCGACTTTGCTCGTCGCACAGGACGTACATTGTTGAGGAAAGCAAAGGATGTGGCGATAGATTTCAGTTAAACGATTTATCAAAGCAGTGCACCTTGATCGATGCCAAACTTCTGAACTTTCATCGACTGAATGAAATTCAGGATATTCGTAAGTACATGGTGTAATATTATCGTAAAATCGAATTGCTTGCACAATTCGGTGCGCTGACAAAGGCGTTAGGAGTGCTTGAGCCGTGTGCGGGAAAACTCGCATGCACGGTTCTTAGGGGGAAAGGGCAGTAATGCCCCTACCTACCCGACCCCATAGCCAGCAAAAGCTGGCTACGTCAGGTATGCGAGACGTTAGCGGGCATTAAAATATATAAAAAAGAGCATCAACTTGCCCACAATGAAATCTTAGGTCTGGGAATCTCGTTTTTTTCGGAACCTTTTGGGTTTCACGCAAAGAAGCGGAACTCGCACGGGGAACGCGCGAAGCGCCCGTACAAAGAGCAGGAACTTTAGCTACCAACACGTTGACCGATCCCTACCGACACGTTGACCGATCTCCCCAAGCAGATCTTATGTTCGTGTGGAGACTTTGACAGACAGGAATGGTTAACCAAGACATTTTGGAATTCATATAATATGCCGTAACTTGCTAATAGAATCGATAGAACTGGTTGTCGAGAGATCAGAAAAATTCATTAAGGAGATTCTAATTTGAGGAAAAATTGAAAAAGGAACGCCCGCCAACATGGCATACATCGGTCATGCTCCCTAACGGTCGCACGCCGTGTATGCTAAACGTTGGCGGGCATTAAAATATATAAAAAAGAGCATCAACTTGCCCACAATGAAATCTTAGGTCTGGGAATCTCGTTTTTTCGGAGCCTTTGGGTTTCAGGCAAAGAGGGGAACTCGCTCGGGAACGCGCGAAGCGCCCGTACAAAGAGCAGGAACTTCAGCTACCAACATGTTGACCGATCCCTACCGACACGTTGACTGACTCAAGCAAACAGGTCTTGTGCCCATGTGGAGATTTCGACAGACAGGAATGGTTAACCAAGACATTTTGGAATTCATATAATATGCCGTAACTTGCTAATAGAATCGATAGAACCGGTTGTCGAGCGATCAGAAAAATTCATTAAGGAGATTCTAATTTGAGGAAAAATTGAAAAAGGAACGCCCGCCAACATGGCATACATCGGTCATGCTCCCTAACGGTCGCACGCCGTGTATGCTGGGACGTTATGAGTAATTAGGCGAATTAAAAACAATGCCGATCAGTTTGAAACCTCATTCGAAATAACAACAAAAATGAAAAGCCCCCAACATATACAAATAGAGGGAATAGAAATTGACAAACGTCTATTGAATAGACCTGATATTCAAAAAGAATTGTATGATCAAACTGGAAGACAACAAATAAACCCAGATAAATATATTCTTGGAGTTATAAGAAACTTCTACGTGGA containing:
- a CDS encoding SRPBCC domain-containing protein; its protein translation is MTRRIETVIEINSTPQRVWKILTDFENYSEWNPFIKSIAGEKSVGKKLATQITPPNRKLMKFNPVVLTFEPNKELRWLGSGAIKGIFDGEHYFKIVNQENGTVKFEHGEIFSGLLVGFMPKLLNDTKIGFEQMNEALKKECEKEK
- a CDS encoding SMI1/KNR4 family protein; its protein translation is MKVELIKRLKFWDTSFPNYTEDQIVEFELVRDISIPDQYRNLLKTYGKLKFIKTWFIYYDLQSEGEHLINDTFSIAELKLIWENFWEEITRSNINLQTNKYLPIIGTYSPNFLFLIGLTNEQRNKIFGYDTDYEDFMPVEVAESIEDFFLNKIYSLYDVNSNSKIGTIDIFKQSGIESWDIEKAIIECQGTKINIQVETNGTLINSTINTRADLFPSFKAQLNNEISDDFINPTEFKSDNIITAKIDYFETEEPKNLKIGIVKGYKEVYYYRIEGEIENAYEWESENIKFKISFKKEKSQLITSRDHDHAS